One region of Salinibacterium sp. TMP30 genomic DNA includes:
- the ribH gene encoding 6,7-dimethyl-8-ribityllumazine synthase has protein sequence MSGAGSPEITTDATGLKVTIVAGHWHEEITNGLLAGAHRALAAANATVTEIRVPGSFELPVASKAALDAGADAVVALGVIIRGGTPHFEYVSDAATSGLTQVSILTGKPVGFGVLTLDDEQQGLDRAGLEGSKEDKGEEAANAAIATAVLLRQIRGEQDRGMKARS, from the coding sequence ATGAGTGGCGCAGGTTCCCCCGAAATTACTACTGATGCCACCGGCCTGAAGGTCACTATCGTTGCCGGTCACTGGCATGAGGAAATCACCAATGGTCTCCTCGCTGGTGCGCACCGGGCGCTTGCTGCGGCCAACGCCACCGTGACCGAGATTCGCGTGCCCGGAAGTTTCGAGTTGCCCGTCGCGAGCAAGGCAGCGCTCGATGCTGGGGCGGATGCCGTGGTTGCGCTTGGCGTAATCATCCGTGGCGGAACACCCCACTTTGAATACGTCTCGGATGCCGCCACCAGCGGCCTCACGCAAGTATCAATCCTCACCGGCAAACCGGTGGGTTTCGGTGTGCTCACGCTTGACGACGAGCAGCAGGGTCTCGACCGCGCCGGGCTTGAGGGCTCAAAAGAAGACAAGGGTGAAGAAGCCGCTAACGCGGCTATCGCGACCGCGGTGCTGTTGCGGCAGATTCGTGGAGAACAGGATCGGGGCATGAAGGCGCGCTCGTGA
- the ribB gene encoding 3,4-dihydroxy-2-butanone-4-phosphate synthase, whose product MSLATIPEAIEELRAGRPVIVADDEGRENEGDVIISAELASQEWIAWMVRHSSGFICAPMTNEIADALALPPMVSINEDPRGTAYTVSVDAAARLSTGISAADRAHTLRVLADPLSMPASLHRPGHILPLRAVDGGVRERDGHTEASVDLMKLAGLRPVAAISEIVHDSGEMMRLPDLIKFGAREGVLVITIVDLMHWLDEYRCDTIAVPMEPVPEMARVSFEVETTIPTTHGSFTVRAYRDNSTGADHVALISPGTLDRIGDEPTLVRVHSECLTGEAFGSLKCECGPQLDAALETVQRDGGAVIYLRGHEGRGIGLVNKLRAYRLQEDGLDTLDANLALGLPVDSRDYGAAVGILKDLGISSVRLLSNNPEKKRQLEERGVLVADLVPLVVGIGANNEGYLETKRDRMGHALPSTAVLTEARLSTQRGAL is encoded by the coding sequence ATGAGTCTGGCCACTATCCCGGAAGCCATCGAAGAGTTGCGCGCGGGTCGCCCCGTTATCGTCGCCGATGATGAGGGTCGCGAGAACGAGGGCGATGTCATCATCTCGGCCGAACTCGCCAGCCAGGAGTGGATTGCGTGGATGGTGCGCCACTCCTCCGGGTTCATTTGCGCTCCCATGACCAACGAGATCGCCGATGCTTTGGCTCTCCCCCCGATGGTGAGCATCAATGAGGACCCCCGGGGCACGGCCTACACAGTGTCGGTGGATGCCGCGGCACGCCTCAGCACCGGCATCAGTGCCGCCGATCGCGCCCACACCCTGCGGGTGCTCGCCGACCCGCTGTCGATGCCGGCAAGCCTCCACCGTCCAGGCCACATCCTGCCGCTTCGTGCGGTCGATGGCGGTGTTCGTGAGCGTGACGGCCACACCGAGGCATCCGTCGATCTCATGAAACTCGCGGGACTGCGCCCGGTCGCCGCAATTTCGGAGATCGTGCACGACTCTGGTGAGATGATGCGTCTGCCCGACCTGATCAAGTTCGGCGCGCGCGAGGGCGTGCTCGTGATTACCATTGTTGACCTGATGCACTGGCTCGATGAGTACCGGTGCGACACCATTGCTGTACCGATGGAGCCTGTCCCGGAGATGGCTCGGGTGTCATTCGAGGTTGAGACCACAATCCCCACTACGCATGGGTCATTTACGGTGCGCGCGTACCGTGACAACTCCACCGGTGCCGACCATGTTGCCCTCATTTCTCCGGGAACACTCGATCGCATCGGTGATGAACCCACCCTCGTGCGTGTGCATTCGGAGTGCCTAACGGGCGAAGCATTTGGCTCCCTCAAGTGTGAGTGTGGCCCCCAACTCGATGCTGCGCTCGAGACTGTGCAGCGTGACGGTGGTGCCGTTATTTATCTACGTGGCCATGAGGGTCGCGGCATCGGGCTCGTTAACAAGCTGCGGGCGTATCGCCTGCAGGAAGATGGGCTTGACACCCTCGATGCGAATCTGGCCTTGGGCTTGCCTGTCGATTCTCGCGACTATGGTGCCGCTGTTGGCATCCTCAAAGATCTGGGCATTTCGTCGGTACGGTTGCTCAGCAACAACCCGGAGAAGAAGCGTCAGCTTGAGGAGCGGGGGGTGCTCGTCGCCGACCTCGTCCCCTTAGTTGTTGGCATAGGCGCAAACAATGAGGGTTACCTCGAAACTAAGCGTGACCGTATGGGCCACGCTCTTCCGTCCACGGCTGTGCTCACTGAGGCACGCCTGAGCACACAGAGAGGCGCACTATGA